In Populus alba chromosome 1, ASM523922v2, whole genome shotgun sequence, a single window of DNA contains:
- the LOC118034907 gene encoding vacuolar protein sorting-associated protein 2 homolog 1, with protein MSFLFGKRKTPSELLRENKRMMDKSIREIERERQGLQTQEKKLIVEIKKNAKQGQMGAVRVMAKDLIRTRHQIEKFYKLKSQLQGVALRIQTLKSTQAMGEAMKGVTKAMGQMNRQMNLPSLQKIMQEFERQNEKMEMTSEVMGDAIDDALEGDEEEEETEELVNQVLDEIGIGINNELVNAPSAAVSVPAAKNKVAQAESTGNHEDGGGGIDDDLQARLDNLRKM; from the exons ATGAGTTTTCTTTTCGGCAAGAGAAAAACCCCATCTG AACTGTTGAGGGAAAACAAGAGGATGATGGATAAATCAATAAGAGAAATAGAGAGGGAAAGACAAGGACTGCAAACTCAAGAGAAGAAGCTCATTGTCGAGATCAAGAAAAATGCTAAACAAGGTCAAATG GGGGCTGTGAGAGTAATGGCAAAAGATCTGATTCGAACGCGGCATCAGATTGAAAAATTCTATAAGCTTAAATCGCAACTCCAGGGTGTAGCCTTGAGAATTCAG ACATTGAAATCAACTCAAGCAATGGGGGAGGCCATGAAAGGTGTCACGAAGGCCATGGGTCAAATGAATAGGCAAATGAACTTGCCGTCATTGCAGAAGATAATGCAAGAGTTTGAGAGACAGAACGAGAAGATGGAAATGACATCTGAGGTGATGGGAGATGCTATTGACGATGCTTTGGAAGGGgatgaagaagaggaagaaacagAAGAGCTTGTGAATCAAGTGCTTGATGAAATTGGAATTGGCATCAATAATGAG CTTGTGAATGCACCCTCAGCTGCTGTCTCTGTGCCAGCTGCAAAGAACAAGGTTGCCCAAGCCGAATCCACTGGGAATCATGAAGACGGTGGGGGTGGGATAGACGATGATTTACAAGCACGATTAGATAATTTAAGAAAGATGTGA